Proteins co-encoded in one Symmachiella macrocystis genomic window:
- a CDS encoding OprO/OprP family phosphate-selective porin, producing the protein MRGRCVISAIAVVVVVVFACALACDAAEPAEPATTNTDTVVPVAYESSEEPWSTEGQGNGEFGQNHRRLVAEFEDGVVLKTDDDEFELAIRIMEQTDFKYFSPRDQMPARPGVYIPRFRAYFEGHITSSYGYELSLQRSVEGAFDILDANINFQPSEEFQIKVGRFIVPYSYDWYDHLEQYFIAPERGLYPLNFGLSREAGVMFWGRINDGEVQYALGGFSGQLSGLADTNTTRDLVGYLNFRPFRNTGSMMWENLNLGGSAAYGDQAFAGEPLPLRTSLQSSENDDAAQAASSVFLEYEDDVEVLGKREQAALHLAWYYEQLSFESEVQVGRFGYEKEDVATNLPVVGYNIALSYFITGEEVTGRKIVIPNRPFNPGSGQTGPGAIEPYVRYSYLQLGEQLFEDQLADGNDWTRQISMVDLGWNWYPNRYVKFYFDWQVSMYGSPVVLNEEKDERSKTNQLFWLRAQVFF; encoded by the coding sequence ATGCGTGGACGCTGCGTAATCAGCGCGATAGCCGTCGTAGTCGTAGTCGTATTCGCGTGCGCGCTAGCCTGCGATGCGGCAGAGCCCGCCGAACCGGCGACAACCAACACCGACACGGTTGTACCCGTGGCCTATGAGAGCAGCGAAGAGCCATGGTCGACCGAAGGCCAGGGAAATGGAGAGTTCGGTCAAAACCACCGGAGATTGGTTGCCGAATTTGAAGATGGCGTCGTTCTCAAAACCGACGACGACGAATTCGAGTTGGCGATCCGCATTATGGAGCAGACCGACTTCAAATACTTTTCGCCCCGCGATCAAATGCCCGCACGGCCTGGCGTCTATATTCCCCGCTTCCGTGCCTACTTCGAGGGACACATCACGAGTAGCTATGGCTATGAATTGTCCTTGCAACGAAGCGTTGAAGGGGCGTTTGACATTTTGGACGCGAATATCAATTTTCAACCGTCCGAAGAATTTCAAATCAAAGTCGGCCGGTTCATCGTGCCGTATAGCTACGACTGGTATGACCATCTGGAGCAGTATTTTATCGCGCCCGAACGGGGCCTGTATCCGTTGAACTTTGGTTTGTCGCGCGAAGCAGGGGTAATGTTTTGGGGACGGATCAACGACGGCGAGGTGCAATATGCGCTGGGCGGTTTTTCCGGGCAATTGTCGGGACTGGCCGATACGAACACCACCCGCGACTTGGTCGGTTATTTGAATTTTCGGCCGTTTCGCAACACCGGTTCGATGATGTGGGAAAACCTAAATCTCGGTGGGTCTGCCGCGTATGGCGATCAAGCCTTCGCCGGCGAGCCATTGCCGCTGCGGACGTCGCTGCAGTCCTCGGAAAATGACGATGCCGCACAAGCAGCTTCGTCCGTGTTCTTAGAGTATGAAGACGATGTCGAAGTTTTAGGGAAACGCGAACAGGCGGCGCTGCATTTGGCTTGGTATTACGAGCAACTTTCCTTCGAATCCGAAGTTCAAGTCGGGCGTTTCGGATACGAAAAAGAGGATGTTGCGACGAACTTGCCTGTCGTCGGATATAACATTGCCCTGAGTTATTTTATCACCGGCGAGGAAGTCACCGGCCGCAAAATCGTCATCCCCAACCGCCCGTTCAATCCGGGATCAGGACAAACCGGACCGGGAGCCATCGAACCCTATGTCCGTTACAGCTATCTGCAACTCGGCGAGCAACTATTCGAAGACCAACTGGCCGACGGCAACGATTGGACCCGACAAATCTCAATGGTCGATCTGGGCTGGAACTGGTACCCCAACCGGTATGTGAAGTTTTACTTCGACTGGCAAGTCTCCATGTATGGCTCTCCGGTGGTGCTCAACGAAGAAAAAGACGAGCGGTCGAAAACCAATCAACTCTTCTGGCTACGAGCACAGGTTTTCTTTTAG
- a CDS encoding YciE/YciF ferroxidase family protein gives MNLDSLQKLYVMELKDLHSAERQLLSAIPKMVEAAHDKDLKAAFSSHLDETRTHVQRLESIFENLDYEPGGHKCAAMEGLIKEGEDLLNGNVDSQVLDAALVAAAQRIEHYEIAGYGTARAYAEKLGEKDAADLLQETLNEEGHANQSLTRLAERSLNFLAMTAASH, from the coding sequence ATGAATCTCGACTCACTGCAAAAACTGTATGTCATGGAATTAAAAGATCTGCACAGTGCCGAACGCCAGTTGTTGTCGGCCATTCCCAAAATGGTGGAAGCCGCGCACGACAAGGACTTGAAGGCCGCATTCTCAAGTCATTTGGATGAAACCCGCACACACGTTCAGCGTTTGGAATCAATCTTTGAAAACCTGGACTATGAGCCGGGCGGTCACAAGTGCGCAGCCATGGAAGGGTTGATCAAAGAAGGCGAAGATTTGCTCAACGGCAATGTCGACTCGCAGGTTCTCGATGCCGCTTTGGTCGCTGCCGCGCAGCGCATCGAGCATTACGAAATCGCCGGCTACGGCACAGCCCGCGCCTATGCGGAAAAATTGGGTGAAAAAGATGCGGCCGATCTGCTGCAGGAAACGTTGAATGAAGAAGGGCACGCCAACCAGTCGCTGACGCGTCTCGCCGAACGGAGCTTAAACTTCCTGGCGATGACTGCCGCTTCCCATTGA
- the pdxA gene encoding 4-hydroxythreonine-4-phosphate dehydrogenase PdxA, whose amino-acid sequence MRADRPRVALTMGDVAGIGPEVCARACVDPQILAAVNPIVFGHPDVLERAVQLLQLRRAVQPIEQLGDAETTDDTIACYNPGSKDVVDVAPATVDARAGRAAYDYLVAATHAALNHEIDAIVTAPLNKAALRAAGLNYPGHTEILAQECGVRDFGMMLYMPPGENVLSPHGLGVVHVTLHTSIRSVPDLLTTTTIREKIGLMQQFMQTMGCDPPRLAVCALNPHAGEEGLFGDEEAGIIAPAVVAAVADGRNVTGPLPADTLMQRACRGEFDGVIAMYHDQGHIALKMLGFESAVNVTLGLPIIRTSPSHGTAFDIAWKGTARMDGMQQAVRVAAMLSRGD is encoded by the coding sequence ATGAGGGCGGATCGGCCGCGCGTGGCGCTCACCATGGGGGACGTTGCCGGCATTGGACCGGAGGTCTGCGCACGTGCCTGTGTCGACCCCCAAATCCTCGCAGCCGTCAATCCAATCGTGTTCGGTCATCCCGACGTGCTCGAACGTGCTGTGCAGTTGTTGCAATTGCGGCGCGCGGTCCAACCCATCGAGCAACTCGGTGATGCCGAGACCACCGACGATACGATTGCCTGCTACAACCCCGGCAGCAAAGATGTTGTTGATGTCGCGCCGGCCACCGTCGATGCCCGCGCGGGCCGAGCGGCGTATGACTACTTGGTTGCGGCTACCCATGCGGCCCTAAATCATGAGATCGATGCGATCGTCACCGCTCCACTGAACAAAGCGGCGCTTCGAGCCGCTGGGCTCAATTATCCGGGACACACGGAGATTCTTGCCCAAGAGTGCGGTGTGCGCGATTTCGGCATGATGCTCTACATGCCGCCGGGCGAAAATGTGTTATCGCCCCATGGTTTGGGCGTCGTGCATGTCACGCTGCACACGTCGATCCGCAGTGTCCCCGATTTATTGACCACGACGACGATCCGCGAAAAAATCGGCTTGATGCAGCAGTTCATGCAAACGATGGGCTGCGATCCACCCCGCTTGGCCGTCTGCGCCCTCAATCCGCATGCCGGGGAGGAAGGGCTGTTCGGGGATGAAGAAGCCGGCATCATCGCCCCCGCTGTCGTTGCAGCGGTCGCCGACGGACGAAACGTCACCGGTCCGCTGCCGGCTGATACATTGATGCAGCGCGCCTGTCGCGGAGAATTCGACGGCGTGATCGCTATGTATCACGATCAAGGGCACATTGCCTTGAAGATGCTCGGCTTTGAAAGCGCGGTCAATGTTACACTCGGCCTACCGATCATTCGCACCAGTCCCAGCCACGGCACTGCCTTCGATATTGCCTGGAAAGGGACAGCCCGTATGGACGGCATGCAACAGGCGGTCCGCGTGGCAGCAATGCTATCCCGCGGCGACTGA
- a CDS encoding alpha-glucuronidase family glycosyl hydrolase yields the protein MRSCWVWGIVAACLLCGGSSLAVAAPAVEVIVGADAPPLEQLAATEWVAQVRSLFDVEAAIVESPSGNNPVVLIGSPKTNSAVADAMGADWPELSDQGHLLRSLKLKGQEALVVGGGSPVATLWAVYELGRHFGMRYTAHGDKIPAVKPKLDFTSIDKTLEPQQQQRIWRTVNDFPVGPESWGLAEQKTMLQQLAKLKYNRIMISVWPWQPFVDYEFRGTRKQTATLFFDETFPIDSETPGRTALDRSPVFTNPDFAAAITYEEKTAAGKKLLTGIIDEAHRLGMTVGLSISPLEFPKEFAAVLPDAPKPHGLGNLVIGPGPKQTPDDPLFRELVRTKIRAYVETYPTIDHMYFTMPEFPNWKAPAKTSWERLDKKLGLDNVIDYDAVVQAARERQTVANGDRGESAVQGNITTLDFLHNLDPDGTMLKTPEGRQIGGVLTALDPALFPIADKLVPEYIELLHFVDYTARRVVQNKELLAGLPESAAKRSMIILTLADDNVGVLPQLATSDIHALLNETQKLGWAGFSTRYWMVGDLDPTLNYLALAAFDSSVTPQQANVELIDGICGPGVAQRMTLAFDAIEKATAIIDEHDLGFAFPVPGMVMKHYASGPVPAWWEEANAAYNEAMVEMYRSQTRAGKAGRNYILYHAKRHEFAVTYFAAITALRAAAQAKKDGDNELAIEELEKALEAIYNATHCISEVAASNSDRGLIAVMGAYGFRPVSQEYERIEADE from the coding sequence ATGCGAAGTTGTTGGGTTTGGGGGATCGTGGCTGCGTGTTTGCTTTGTGGGGGCTCTTCGTTGGCTGTGGCGGCGCCGGCGGTTGAGGTGATTGTGGGGGCGGATGCTCCGCCGTTGGAACAATTGGCTGCGACGGAATGGGTGGCGCAGGTCCGTTCGCTGTTCGATGTTGAGGCCGCGATTGTTGAGAGTCCCTCGGGGAACAATCCTGTCGTGTTGATCGGCAGCCCGAAAACGAATTCCGCTGTGGCGGATGCGATGGGCGCCGATTGGCCCGAACTCAGCGATCAAGGGCATTTGCTCCGCAGCCTAAAACTGAAAGGGCAGGAGGCACTGGTGGTTGGCGGCGGCAGCCCGGTGGCGACTTTGTGGGCCGTTTATGAATTGGGGCGGCATTTCGGCATGCGGTATACGGCGCATGGCGACAAAATCCCGGCGGTCAAACCAAAACTTGATTTCACCAGCATCGACAAAACATTGGAGCCGCAACAACAGCAGCGGATATGGCGGACGGTCAATGACTTTCCCGTCGGTCCCGAATCGTGGGGCTTGGCGGAGCAAAAAACGATGCTCCAACAACTGGCCAAGCTGAAATACAATCGCATCATGATCAGCGTCTGGCCTTGGCAACCGTTTGTTGATTACGAATTCCGTGGCACGCGCAAACAGACGGCCACGCTGTTTTTCGATGAAACATTTCCGATCGATAGCGAAACTCCGGGACGCACAGCCCTGGACCGGTCGCCGGTTTTTACCAATCCCGATTTCGCCGCTGCGATAACCTATGAAGAAAAAACCGCCGCCGGTAAAAAACTGCTGACGGGAATCATTGATGAAGCGCATCGTCTGGGCATGACGGTCGGCCTGAGTATTTCGCCACTGGAATTCCCCAAAGAATTTGCCGCTGTCTTGCCCGATGCACCCAAGCCACACGGTTTAGGAAATCTGGTCATCGGTCCCGGTCCGAAACAAACGCCCGATGATCCGCTGTTTCGCGAATTGGTCCGCACCAAAATTCGCGCCTATGTCGAGACGTATCCCACGATCGATCACATGTATTTCACCATGCCCGAGTTTCCGAATTGGAAGGCGCCGGCGAAAACGTCATGGGAGCGGTTGGATAAAAAATTGGGCCTGGACAATGTGATTGACTACGACGCTGTGGTTCAAGCGGCCCGTGAACGTCAGACTGTGGCGAATGGCGACCGTGGCGAATCAGCGGTGCAGGGCAATATCACGACACTCGACTTTCTGCACAACCTCGATCCCGACGGCACGATGCTCAAAACGCCTGAGGGGCGGCAGATCGGCGGCGTACTTACGGCGCTCGATCCGGCGCTGTTTCCCATCGCCGACAAATTAGTGCCGGAATACATCGAGCTACTGCATTTCGTGGACTATACCGCTCGCCGTGTGGTGCAGAACAAAGAGTTGTTGGCTGGGCTTCCCGAATCGGCGGCGAAGCGGAGCATGATCATTCTCACGTTGGCTGATGACAACGTCGGCGTTTTACCGCAATTGGCGACCTCTGACATTCATGCTCTGCTCAACGAAACTCAAAAGCTCGGTTGGGCTGGTTTTTCCACGCGGTATTGGATGGTGGGCGACTTGGACCCCACGCTCAACTACCTGGCGCTGGCTGCGTTTGATTCCAGCGTGACTCCCCAGCAAGCCAACGTCGAATTGATTGACGGGATTTGTGGCCCCGGGGTTGCGCAACGGATGACGTTGGCCTTTGATGCCATCGAAAAGGCGACGGCGATCATCGATGAGCACGATCTCGGTTTTGCATTTCCCGTGCCCGGCATGGTCATGAAGCATTACGCGTCCGGCCCGGTTCCCGCTTGGTGGGAGGAAGCGAACGCGGCATATAACGAGGCGATGGTCGAAATGTATCGCAGCCAAACCCGCGCGGGCAAAGCGGGCCGGAATTACATTTTGTATCACGCCAAACGCCACGAGTTCGCCGTCACCTACTTTGCCGCCATCACCGCACTCCGCGCCGCCGCGCAGGCCAAAAAAGATGGGGATAACGAATTGGCGATCGAAGAACTCGAAAAGGCACTCGAAGCCATCTACAACGCCACACACTGCATCAGCGAAGTCGCGGCTTCGAATAGTGATCGCGGCTTGATCGCTGTGATGGGTGCCTATGGTTTTCGGCCGGTCTCTCAGGAATACGAACGCATTGAGGCGGACGAATGA
- a CDS encoding outer membrane protein assembly factor BamB family protein, translating to MPRPDHLMTLLGTAVLYLGIGVTSLATAGEADDWRQFRGPNCSGVSQSDLPLPTHFSATENVVWTHELGDGVASAVIADGRCYCTGLLGDTETEGTFVVYCFDAATGKPHWQREFPTGDLPRITRPNSHASSTPATDGERVYVYFSTLGLKALDCQTGKDVWEDAIEPPNFLLGWGAAASPVLVDDLVIFAQDDDLNPFIAAYEAKTGSVRWRKERPEMLGGYAAPVLCTADGRTDIVLAGSGKLKGYRPSDGKELWNCNTMLRTVMTSPVVVDDSIFISIQSYGDTDRHLKPALLQWKDTDQDGKLSRDEVPKPFWKKFDKGDKNKDQFLVDTEIDAAFQSPDNMVGGGQTIQSVRGGGTGDVTETHLQWNLDNRSPSNLSSPLAVDGRVYVVKKGGLSSCFNADDGSTVWKLKRVHNFGEYYASPVYGDGKIYLTGENGKVAVLAAGPKLKFLAKKNDMGDSILATPSIADGKLFFRTRNGIVVVGNGE from the coding sequence ATGCCACGACCAGACCACCTCATGACACTGTTGGGCACAGCGGTGTTGTATCTCGGAATCGGTGTGACCTCACTGGCCACCGCAGGTGAAGCCGATGATTGGCGTCAGTTTCGGGGGCCAAATTGCAGCGGCGTCTCGCAATCCGATTTACCACTACCGACGCATTTTTCCGCCACGGAGAACGTCGTCTGGACGCATGAATTGGGAGACGGAGTCGCTTCAGCTGTGATCGCCGATGGCCGTTGTTATTGCACCGGCCTGTTGGGCGACACCGAAACCGAAGGCACGTTTGTGGTGTATTGCTTTGATGCGGCAACCGGCAAGCCGCATTGGCAGCGGGAATTCCCCACCGGCGATTTGCCGCGCATCACCCGCCCAAACAGCCATGCCTCCTCGACACCCGCCACTGATGGCGAACGCGTGTATGTCTATTTCTCTACGCTGGGACTCAAAGCACTCGACTGCCAAACGGGCAAAGACGTTTGGGAGGACGCGATTGAGCCGCCTAACTTCCTGCTGGGTTGGGGCGCAGCCGCTTCGCCCGTTTTGGTTGACGATCTGGTCATATTCGCCCAGGACGACGATCTCAATCCCTTCATCGCCGCCTATGAAGCCAAAACCGGCAGCGTGCGTTGGCGTAAGGAACGGCCCGAAATGCTGGGCGGTTATGCCGCTCCTGTGTTGTGCACCGCTGATGGCCGGACTGATATTGTCTTAGCTGGATCGGGGAAGCTCAAAGGTTACCGTCCGAGTGACGGCAAGGAACTTTGGAATTGCAATACGATGCTGCGGACCGTCATGACCTCTCCGGTTGTGGTGGATGACAGTATTTTTATCTCGATCCAAAGTTACGGCGACACCGATCGCCATCTCAAACCAGCGCTGTTGCAATGGAAAGATACCGACCAGGACGGCAAACTCAGCCGCGATGAGGTGCCGAAACCGTTTTGGAAAAAATTTGACAAAGGGGATAAGAACAAAGACCAGTTTTTGGTCGACACGGAAATCGATGCGGCGTTTCAATCGCCCGACAATATGGTCGGCGGCGGGCAGACCATTCAGTCGGTTCGCGGCGGTGGCACGGGAGACGTTACCGAAACCCACCTGCAGTGGAATCTCGACAACCGGTCGCCCTCGAATTTGTCCTCACCCTTGGCCGTCGATGGACGTGTGTATGTTGTTAAAAAGGGAGGCCTGTCAAGTTGCTTCAATGCCGACGATGGTTCCACTGTCTGGAAACTCAAACGCGTTCACAACTTCGGCGAGTATTATGCGTCACCGGTTTACGGCGATGGCAAGATTTATTTGACTGGCGAAAATGGTAAGGTTGCCGTCTTGGCAGCCGGTCCTAAGCTTAAATTTCTGGCCAAGAAAAACGACATGGGCGACAGCATTTTGGCGACCCCTTCGATCGCGGATGGCAAGCTGTTTTTTCGGACGCGGAATGGGATTGTTGTTGTGGGGAATGGTGAGTAG
- a CDS encoding molybdopterin dinucleotide binding domain-containing protein: protein MAEEFILIPGRTSKQGTTLNEGKYTDGYLEEISTLQICEQDMQRLGLSDGDQVRMWNEIGEVTVPCKTSKGDELPPGLLFISYGMWSSALMGGDTQGSGMPDSKGLDVFLEPA, encoded by the coding sequence ATGGCTGAAGAATTCATCCTGATCCCCGGACGCACCAGCAAACAGGGAACCACGCTCAACGAGGGCAAATATACAGACGGCTACTTGGAAGAAATCAGCACGCTGCAGATATGTGAGCAGGACATGCAGCGTTTGGGCCTCAGCGATGGCGATCAGGTCCGTATGTGGAATGAAATCGGCGAAGTCACGGTCCCCTGCAAAACCAGCAAAGGAGACGAACTGCCGCCGGGACTGTTGTTCATCAGCTACGGCATGTGGTCCAGCGCGCTGATGGGAGGCGACACCCAAGGCAGCGGCATGCCGGACAGTAAGGGGCTGGATGTATTTTTAGAACCGGCTTAA
- a CDS encoding formylmethanofuran dehydrogenase subunit B, whose translation MSIAELPVDKTDELKIVKDATCTFCGCVCDDMELTVEGNKITKAKNACVLGKSWFFNHHIEDSPEATIAGQPVPFEEAVEKAADILLAATYPITYGLSDTTSEAQRVAIAITDWIGGTIDTTTSVCHGPSGMAFQGVGEVTCSLGEIKNRADFVLFWGCNPAEGHPRHFTRYSLMPKGQFLPNGRKDRTAVLIDVRKTKTARAMDYYLQLKPRSDFELAWALRGIAAGVEVDPDIEQITGIPLDMLEDLVSKMKEAKFGVIMFGMGLTMTRGKHINTEAVLALARDMNKYTRFAAKPLRGHGNVTGADNIVAWSTGYPFGVNLNRGYPRFNPGEFTTSDTLARGEADAALIIASDPMSNFSNPAREHLSKIPTVVLDPKLSETAKIATVAFTSATYGINTPGTVYRMDDVPIPLRPAFESPYRSDQTILTAIETRIREKQLAAL comes from the coding sequence ATGAGTATTGCCGAATTGCCGGTCGATAAGACCGATGAGTTGAAGATCGTTAAGGATGCCACCTGTACGTTTTGCGGCTGTGTCTGCGACGACATGGAATTGACGGTGGAAGGCAACAAGATTACCAAAGCCAAAAACGCCTGCGTGCTAGGCAAGTCTTGGTTTTTCAACCACCACATCGAAGACAGCCCCGAAGCGACCATCGCAGGCCAACCGGTCCCCTTCGAAGAAGCCGTCGAAAAAGCCGCCGACATTTTGTTGGCCGCGACCTATCCGATCACCTACGGCCTGTCGGATACGACCAGCGAAGCACAGCGCGTGGCCATCGCCATCACCGACTGGATCGGCGGCACGATCGACACGACGACTTCGGTCTGCCACGGGCCATCGGGAATGGCCTTTCAGGGAGTCGGCGAGGTTACCTGTTCACTCGGTGAGATCAAAAACCGCGCCGATTTTGTATTGTTCTGGGGCTGCAATCCGGCCGAGGGGCACCCGCGACACTTCACACGTTACAGCTTGATGCCCAAGGGACAATTCCTCCCCAACGGCCGCAAAGACCGCACAGCTGTGTTGATTGATGTCCGCAAGACTAAAACTGCTAGAGCAATGGATTACTATCTGCAGCTCAAGCCGCGGAGCGATTTCGAACTCGCTTGGGCACTGCGTGGTATCGCCGCCGGTGTGGAGGTCGATCCGGACATCGAACAGATCACCGGTATTCCGTTGGACATGTTGGAGGATCTGGTCTCCAAAATGAAGGAGGCGAAATTCGGCGTCATTATGTTTGGCATGGGGCTGACCATGACGCGCGGCAAACACATCAACACCGAAGCGGTCCTGGCCCTGGCCCGCGATATGAACAAGTACACCCGATTTGCCGCTAAGCCGTTGCGCGGCCATGGCAATGTGACCGGCGCAGACAACATCGTCGCCTGGTCGACCGGGTATCCCTTCGGCGTAAATCTCAACCGCGGTTACCCGCGCTTTAATCCGGGCGAATTTACGACGTCCGACACACTCGCTCGCGGCGAAGCCGATGCGGCTTTGATCATTGCTTCGGATCCGATGTCCAATTTCAGCAATCCGGCACGGGAACACCTCTCAAAAATTCCCACCGTCGTGCTCGACCCGAAGCTGAGTGAGACGGCAAAAATCGCCACGGTGGCATTCACTTCGGCGACGTACGGTATCAACACGCCCGGCACGGTCTACCGCATGGATGATGTCCCGATCCCCCTGCGACCGGCATTCGAATCCCCCTATCGCAGTGACCAGACGATTCTAACGGCGATCGAGACGCGTATTCGCGAAAAGCAATTGGCGGCCCTCTAA
- a CDS encoding Uma2 family endonuclease — protein sequence MSKPQLLITDADAGLELSAEEYAEADFQPPCKYERAQQRIIVLPPPGHYHHVITNHFRKYLGAYELTRPDVVEFVFQESWLRIDDDTDRHPDITIYLLANSPGEEIPARVPDIIFEVVSPGRPAHDRDYVAKRNDYETAGVQEYVIVDRFEHRVTVLRRDGEKFVESTLQETDDYTSPLLPGLQIPLLGMI from the coding sequence GTGAGCAAACCACAATTGTTGATCACTGATGCGGACGCAGGTCTGGAACTCTCCGCCGAGGAATACGCCGAAGCGGATTTCCAACCTCCGTGCAAATACGAACGCGCTCAACAGAGAATCATCGTGCTGCCACCGCCCGGTCATTATCATCACGTGATTACCAACCATTTTCGCAAGTATCTCGGGGCTTATGAACTCACTCGGCCGGATGTGGTCGAGTTCGTATTTCAAGAATCTTGGTTACGTATCGACGACGATACGGATCGTCATCCTGACATTACCATCTATTTACTAGCGAATTCGCCGGGCGAAGAGATCCCTGCGCGCGTTCCGGACATCATTTTTGAAGTTGTTAGTCCCGGTCGCCCGGCGCATGATCGTGATTACGTTGCCAAACGCAATGACTACGAAACAGCCGGCGTTCAGGAATACGTCATTGTCGACCGCTTCGAACATCGCGTGACGGTCTTGCGGCGCGACGGTGAAAAGTTTGTCGAATCGACGCTTCAAGAGACTGATGACTACACGAGCCCCTTACTGCCTGGACTGCAGATACCGCTACTAGGGATGATTTAA